In one Arachis duranensis cultivar V14167 chromosome 9, aradu.V14167.gnm2.J7QH, whole genome shotgun sequence genomic region, the following are encoded:
- the LOC107464532 gene encoding uncharacterized protein LOC107464532 — METEVIFLCSYGGQIKFHDGTNQHMYEGGKNKKLRVRSSINFNDLIAELADNSGTADVAYFEYQIPGYGLETLVSVTNDRDLRNLMREFDPNIPDDVKRIFLFPEKNPSPSPPPPQRLERVDSPLQVAENASELEAVAGPRVNHVVHYLMLVSAGLLFTAVLLFLVPFVFTLQPQNHSVMVVNDDLKSTGTIAPLGSDDLDDQSVSDKAAAVPAFDPSNAADFYVFISFRGKDSRINFVCHLHQALNQQQIKVFIDHKLPKGHSIWPSLLKAIESSHLSLVIFSQDYASSKWCLQELVKILETMKQQGQVVLPVFYNIDPSHVRYQLGSFKQAFEKHVQKFDPIVVQNWKTALTEAADLIGWDSKSPYIRDDDDLVQQIVEDVLEKKNQYCKSKA, encoded by the exons atggaGACGGAAGTGATTTTCTTATGCAGCTACGGTGGGCAGATCAAGTTCCACGACGGAACCAACCAACACATGTACGAAGGCGGCAAAAACAAGAAACTCCGCGTTCGCagcagcatcaatttcaatgaCTTGATCGCCGAGCTCGCCGACAACAGCGGCACTGCCGACGTGGCCTACTTCGAGTACCAGATCCCAGGGTACGGCCTAGAAACCCTCGTCAGCGTCACCAACGACAGAGACCTCCGCAACCTGATGCGGGAGTTCGATCCGAACATACCCGACGACGTCAAGCGTATCTTCCTCTTCCCTGAGAAAAATCCTTCAccctctcctcctcctccgcaGCGCTTGGAGCGCGTCGATTCACCGCTGCAAGTCGCTGAGAACGCGTCCGAGCTGGAGGCAGTTGCAGGTCCGCGTGTGAACCACGTGGTTCACTACTTGATGCTTGTATCGGCCGGTTTACTCTTCACAGCGGTACTACTTTTTTTGGTACCCTTCGTATTCACCCTTCAACCGCAGAATCATTCAGTTATGGTCGTTAACGACGACCTCAAGAGCACTGGAACTATCGCACCACTTGGATCTGATGATCTTGATGATCAATCTGTCTCCGACAAAGCTGCAGCAGTACCG GCTTTCGATCCGTCGAATGCTGCAGATTTTTATGTGTTTATCAGTTTTAGAGGCAAGGACTCGCGCATCAACTTCGTGTGTCATCTTCACCAAGCTCTCAACCAACAACAAATCAAAGTCTTCATAGATCACAAGCTCCCAAAAGGACACAGCATATGGCCTTCACTCTTAAAGGCTATTGAAAGTTCACATTTATCTCTTGTCATTTTCTCACAGGACTATGCTTCCAGCAAGTGGTGTTTGCAAGAATTGGTCAAAATATTAGAGACCATGAAGCAACAAGGACAGGTTGTTCTCCCTgttttttataatatagatCCATCACATGTGCGCTACCAGCTTGGAAGTTTTAAACAAGCATTCGAAAAGCACGTGCAGAAATTTGACCCAATTGTGGTTCAAAATTGGAAGACGGCTCTCACTGAAGCAGCAGATTTGATTGGTTGGGATTCAAAGTCACCCTACATTAG GGATGATGATGATCTTGTTCAGCAGATAGTGGAAGATGTTTTAGAGAAGAAGAATCAATATTGCAAATCCAAGGCTTGA
- the LOC107464522 gene encoding uncharacterized protein LOC107464522 isoform X5, translating into MDTTPARFKCSYGGEIRHHDDEHHRYPYYAGGIHRMLQVQGDINFAVMTAELSLLCGGAAVTSFKYLIPGDDLDTLVTVSDDRDFCYLMREYDLHYRGSGSLDPMRIFLDIVEQGGGAVAPQAPAPLSASDEDRCVNMELEGQLETQWGRVGGRVSFSFPGPLTPASALILFALILLLSLPIAFVLQNYLVTNAVAEFRDFEHHRDGIIHFEKHMNQLPGALEVPAKDTIEMVLHDKKGSRIHASLPKALVKKFCPVANIIQNGNIDDKELIDIFVEVVGNKGRQIVFTFEDLDKNRVTCILFGTLVDHILPHLDSIGPGPLIVAKSFLDKVHVQSSYYASKLHVNVYIKEVVDSKNRLGSTCQITSQYISHLSSQPSYSVSDEINGALVRLKSIEELLNCANEGSYWILAIMTQVGSRIQLMMSFIQLLVRRLQQSVHLELGPNN; encoded by the exons ATGGATACTACGCCGGCGAGGTTTAAGTGCAGCTACGGCGGCGAGATCAGGCACCACGACGACGAACACCACCGCTACCCCTACTATGCTGGCGGCATCCACAGGATGCTCCAAGTTCAAGGCGACATAAATTTTGCTGTTATGACCGCCGAGCTCTCCTTACTCTGCGGCGGCGCTGCCGTAACCTCCTTTAAGTACCTTATCCCCGGCGACGACCTCGACACCCTGGTCACCGTCTCCGATGACAGGGACTTCTGTTACCTTATGCGCGAATACGATCTGCACTACCGCGGTTCCGGTTCTCTCGACCCGATGAGGATCTTCCTCGACATCGTCGAACAAGGCGGCGGCGCTGTTGCTCCTCAGGCACCTGCCCCGCTGAGTGCCTCCGACGAGGATCGATGCGTGAACATGGAGCTGGAGGGTCAATTGGAGACGCAGTGGGGGCGCGTGGGAGGTCGCGTTTCGTTTTCTTTTCCCGGGCCGTTGACTCCTGCATCGGCCCTCATACTCTTCGCtctgattcttcttctttcgcTACCAATCGCATTCGTACTTCAAAATTATTTAGTTACGAATGCTGTTGCAGAGTTCAGGGACTTTGAACATCATCGTGACGGGATTATTCACTTTGAGAAGCACATGAATCAATTACCTGGAGCATTG GAGGTTCCCGCTAAGGATACCATTGAAATGGTGTTGCATGATAAAAAG GGTAGCAGAATACATGCTTCTCTCCCAAAGGCATTGGTCAAGAAGTTTTGTCCTGTTGCTAACATCATACAAAACGGCAATATAGATGACAAGGAactcattg ATATATTTGTTGAGGTGGTTGGTAACAAGGGAAGACAAATTGTCTTTACTTTTGAGGATTTGGA CAAAAATAGGGTGACCTGTATTTTGTTTGGAACACTAGTGGATCATATTCTTCCCCACCTTGATTCAATTGGTCCTGGACCACTCATTGTTGCTAAAAGTTTCTTAG ACAAGGTGCATGTTCAGAGCAGTTACTATGCATCAAAGCTCCATGTGAACGTCTACATAAAGGAAGTTGTGGATTCCAAAAATAg GTTGGGGAGTACTTGCCAGATTACTTCGCAGTATATAAGTCATCTCTCATCGCAACCTAGCTATTCTGTGAGTGATGAGATTAACGGCGCATTAGTAAGATTGAAGTCAATAGAGGAGCTTCTGAATTGTGCAAAT GAGGGTTCTTATTGGATTCTGGCAATAATGACACAAGTTGGATCAAG GATTCAGTTGATGATGAGTTTCATACAACTTCTAGTTAGAAGACTCCAGCAAAGTGTGCATCTTGAATTGGGCCCTAATAATTAG